AAGAGAGGACGTACTGAAGACCTTAGTACTTGATATAATGGAGGGTGCAATTGATGTGGACTGGAGAGATTTCTTCCCCTATCTAAAATGGGTTCCTAATAAAAGCTTTGAGAACAGAATTCAGCGAAAACATCTGCGCAGGGAAGCCGTGATGAAGGCCCTAATTATGGAGCAACGAAAACGTATTAATTCAGGAGAGGTGATCTTGCTCTTCCCTTTAAGCATATAAATATACCACTCCAGTAATTATGTTTTGGTTCTTGGCTAATTTTCTAACTCAATATATACAGAAACTGAACAGTTATATTGACTACTTGTCGTCTGAAGCCAATACATTAACAGAGAAGCAAATCCTAATGTTGCTTTGGGAGGCAATTATTGAAACATCAGACACCACAGTGGTGAGCACAGAATGGGCCATGTATGAATTGGCCAAAGATCCCAAACGGCAGGTAgtatcataatcttgcattttttaaACTCGGCCTGGTTTTTCTTCAGAGTTAGTTGCATCTCATGACAGTTAATCACATAGGAACAACTCTTTTTGGAAATACAAAATGTTTGTGGATCTAACAAGATCACAGAAGAGAAACTTTGCCAACTTCCATACCTATGTGCTGTTTTTCACGAAACCTTGAGAAAGCATAGTCCCGTACCTATAGTTCCTCTAAGATACGTCCACGAAGACACACAGCTTGGAGGGTACCATATTCCTAAAGGAGCTGAGGTAATTAGCCTTTTACCACATTTTTCTAAGTTTGCTTTCTTATCAGCTAATATAAATTACTTGTCTGTATACATTGTATATACAGATCGCTATAAATATATACGGTTGCAATAGGGACAAGAAAGTGTGGGAGAGTCCTGAAGAATGGAAGCCTGAGAGATTTCTTGATGGAAAGTATGATCCAGTGGAATTACAGAAGACGATGGCGTTTGGAGGTGGAAAAAGGGTATGTGCTGGTGCTCTTCAAGCAATGACAATTACTTGCACAACTATTGCTAGATTGATACAAGAGTTTGAATGGAGCCTTAaagatggagaagaagaaaatgttgcaacaATGGGTCTTACTACTCATAAACTTCATCCAATGCAAGCTCATATCAAGCCAAGAAAATGATGCCTTAAGATTTTCAACTGTCAACTCTGTAATAAGGAGCTAGTTTGTGTTTGATAGATCTTGTTATCAGTTACTTATCAATGCAGACCGCTTGCTTTAACTTCTCTAATTCCAGCTTATTCCAATTAAATCCACTATGATAATAATATTAGAGTTGCAGAGGTGAGTCTTATGGATagaaaatgatcaaaatgatcctATATGCATAAGCGGTTGAACTATTTTGGTCCTTAATATATACTGCTAAACATAACTAGTCCTTAAGCCAAAAATAGTCACTTCTGATCTTAAACCATAAAACTAACGGTTCCCATAAGAAATCCTGTTAAACTTTAACGGTTATAAGGTTTTGAGCTAGTGGTAAGACCGCAACATATAAATGCttagtatttaagtggagaaggataGAGGCACGCTTAGTATTTAGTATGAattcactttctttctttctttttgagattttgcCGCATGTTGATGGCCGGAGAGTTTATGGACTCTGTCTTAAAATGGCTTTTTTATCACCTGTATTCGCTTTTTGGTTGTCGTTTTAAATATAATTAGTATTTGtaaagtaattgaaaaataactcAATTTAAAAAGAAACAgagttttcttttaattgtttcaACTTAATTAGGATAAATCTCCATATATCTCAAGATCAATAGTTAAACAACCATATAATGAAAAGTATTGCATAAAATAGGGATATCCAGAGTAATTTAGAGGAATTAATTGATTTTCAAATATAGGGGTAATGAATATATGTGTACCTAGGATTTTCACTAGAATAGAGGGTTTAAGCTTACAATATATACTTATTATCTCTACAAAATGGGAAAAAAATTTGGCAGCAAAGATTGAATGCTCCAGAAAACAAATCATATACGTATATTCTTACACAAATAAGGCAATAGAAAAAGGTGAGGCAGTGGACTGAAGTCACTCCTTTCCAAATGGTTTCAACAGGTGAAAGCGACAATCACAAGTCAGAGTGAGTTGAGATCACATCAGATGAGTGATGAGTTATACTATTTCTGGGATTAATTAAGCAAGAGGGACAGGCCTCATGCTTACCGGGTTTAATTTGTTTAGCATATCTCTGTGTGTAATTCTGAAACAAAGGCAGGCTAAAATTGTAAGAAAACTATAatgaaaacaaaaaacaaatgtCAGACCAATGTTTGCACCATTTGCTGATTTGGTCTTGCTGTATTTTCTTCGCTCCTGCATTAAACATAGGACTAGCAATGAGTCACCataatctctctctctatatacgCTTTTGATACATGTTTAGTACTCCGATTTTATGTATGTGTCTTGATTTGAttcaacatgaaatttactttaaaaatataaagaacTTTTTTGAATTTTATACTCTTAAACCAAGGTGTGTAAaacatattaaaaaaatactttttggatctTATGTTCTTAGACATGTTATGACATTCTTTTCTTATAAGGGAGTAGTGTTAAAATGATAAGATGGAAACGCAAAAATTAAGAACTTACAAAATAtagaaatttaatttttttaaacgatgtgtttaccctcaaaatcggataacaattaaatttgtaagtgattttaaggatatgcagattaatttgatacaaaacgaTAAATTGAGTTAAAATGGACAAGTAAAGATACAATAATTCAAACCACGCGAGGAGGATGATTCCAGCCTTGGTGAAGCATTCACTCTCGATCCGAGCTCACAGTGGACAATTTTGATGAACGAGATAAAAAGCTTACAATAACAGTGAAGATAATggtatattgctttggaatgcatgttacaatgtgtttaatgaattatcagaccccgctttatatagtaggggaatcctactctaagtacaactctataaaaggtaaaaaatcttatGTTTAACCGATTGCCGGTTCTTCATTAATATGTGCCGAGATCCACGCCGTGATATTCGGCCGGTCGCGGATGTTACGGCCTTCTGTTGGTCGTGCTTGGTTGCCTGGCAATATCCTCCGAAGTTTTTCAAGATTTGGATCGATCCCGAATCATGACCCCGATATTCTCGAAGGCACACAACGTGCCCCCGGATTCTGGCTCGATGAGACCTTTGCTTCGATTCTGATCCCTCACAATCATATCTCGAGCTTGTTTTACCCTATTGGAGGCCGAAGTGTATCATGAGCTCGGTTTTtacctgtatacagatagtcccctcgtttctcggaaagcaAGCTGACGAGAAACGACACGAGCATCCTGATTCTTTCTTCAGTACACCGTGACATAAATGACAAAAAACCTGAAATGTCTCGTAAGTCATGTCATAATGGCATTAAATACATGTCAGCTGTCGGTCGCCTGTCCTTGGACGCGAAACGCCGCGGAACCATTATAAATAACCCCTCTTTCgttcattttttttactttacatTAAACCGTCTACCCTTGTGCCCTCGGATTTCACTACTCCTTTTCACATTCTAGAATTTTTACCTCCGTTATTCGAGATTCCTTTGAAATTTTTACTCATCATCTACACAAGCCAACACATCTGAGCTTCCAGCTTTCAACCTTTTCCTATCTCTTTCAAGTTTTCCCTTAGAACAATGGCAAAAATATCAAAATCTGTTCCCCAAAAGGTCGCTTCTACTTCCCGAACGACTGTCGAAACTATTTTCGATGTGGTCGACCTCAGGAGACTTGCTGCTAATATGGATATCGATGAACCGGCTCCTGAACCTCCCTTGAAGATGTTCATTCCCAGAGGTTGTTCGATCGCTGACGACTTCAAGGTCGAGAAGCCTTCTTCGGTACAAGGTCGACGTGAGTGTAACAACCCAACCAGTCGCTTTGAGCATTTACATCCCGTTCAATTATTTAAAGtattgagtagcttcatatgatgtattatgaccagTGTGAATTGTCGgctttggttttcggatgattcgggattaaattgaaagATCAATCCttgtttagaagcttaaatgaaaagagctagccgaagtttgacttttatgcaaacgactacggaatggagttttgatggttcaaatAGCTCTGTATAGTAATTTtaaacttaggagtgtgtccggatatttatttggaagtccgtagttgattttggcttgaaatggcgaaagttagaaatcgaaggtttgaaagtttaaccgggagttgactttttgatatcggggttggaattcgattttgaaaatttgaataggtctgttatgtcatttatgacttgtgtgcaaaatttgaagtcaatcgtacttgatttgataggtttcagcattaaATATGGAAGTTGAAATTTGATAGTttcatttaagcttgaattggggtgtgattcgtatttttagtgttgtttgatataatttgaggtaagttcgtatgatattttagaactttttggtatatttaattgaggtcccgagagcctcgggtggatttcggatggttaacgaaatttagtttggatatttctagaatgttTCGATGTCGTTTCTTCAAGTATAAGTGGTGAAACATTAAGCAAATGAACTCCAAATTCATTTTTGATTAAAGTATTAGATCCGTATTaaaattacggagccataacaaaaagaatcgtcgaattcggacatcgtatgagagagttatgcacATTTTCGGGAGAAACAAAAAAGATTCCCCATCACCAGCGCCGAGGGTAGAAGTGGCCGCTAGCCCTAGCGCTGGGATTTTTGAGGTTCTGGAAACTGGGCAACAGGTAGCGCTCCACACTACCTGTGACGCTCAAACATTAATCCCTATAAATGGGggattttgccatttttgacataaaCAGAGTTGGGGAGCTCAGTTTGGGCGATTTGCAGAGGAAAATTTCACCACACAACTTGGGgcaagtgttcttgactcccttgtgatcatatttcatgaattaatcttcgttttcggcgttagagtattgatttttcaagagaaatcggagaaattttttacaatttcataaaatgaattttcgagctttaaacaccgattcggagtcggatttgaatgaaattagtatgattggactcataattgaatgtgtaatcggattttgtgagtttcgtcgggttctgagacgtgggcaccactattgatttttgagttggattttagatttttattggaaaatttagcattttcatatggaatttattcctacacctcgtgttgattgtatcaaattatttgtgactggatacgaggcattcagaggtcaaTTCGAGAGGTAAAGGCCTATTGGAATAAAAAATtgcacgatttgaggtaagtaacatttctaaacttggaggtgagggtataaaccctgaaaatacgtgttatatgaattgtttgggggtgacgggcgtgtgggcgtgtaccgtaGAAACTGTGATGTAATTGATTCCGTGAAAttgtgtagtcaaataatcttggcattgtCCATGTACTATCATGTGTTAAAGAAATCGAGCTgtgaatcatgttaaaaatcatgttgaggctatatgccagtattattgagacatACGGaagtcgtgttgctgttgaattatttgtttaaattgtaatttcgtactcagtcatatacattcattgcatatcatatctcagtctctgttgttatttattgatacatcatatcatcattttgggctaatttcatgacattgtgagcccgagagactgaagagattgatgactgagtgaggccgagggcctgattgtgaggataattatgggatcgggctacacaccgCATCATACCATATTggctttttatattttattattatgggatcgggttgcacgccgcaacatatttttatttatttatgcctggatctggcttattatagcgcttacGCTGAAGGAACCCCTCTGGAGTTTGCACCCCCCATAGTGAGCGCAgtggatattatatttgggatggagttccctgggcatggagttgccatatatattcacttctgggatggagttccctgggcatgaAGTTGCCTTAATCATTTatattttgggatggatcttcccctaggcatggatcttgccttAATAATtcatattgagggatggatctttcatGGACATGGATCTTTtctgaatcatttatatttggggatggatcttcccctgggcatggatcttgcccaaaTCATtcatattgagggatggatcttccctggacatggattttgtccgaatcatttatatttggggatggatcttcccctgggacTGGATTGGCCCTGTACAGTACTGAATGAATGAATGtcagttattatgtatatatattgggatagatcttccctgggctggattgaccatttacagtactgagtgactggagTGGAAATGcaagatagtgagattgagtactctaagagtgtgagtacatgagttcatcactgtgttgtattgcattagacatgcatatttgatatgtaggcatagagaagtattttatctcatgccatctgataatgagaCTTCTTACCTGTCGTTAAaggttttgagaaaaatcacaggtTTCAGACTTAGTCATATTTTCGATGACTTTCGGCAAAGGATTTTAGTTTTACTGttatattgaaaagaaaatatttattttccgAAATTttatacgagctgagcattttattattgagttattacttgtgttgctttaaattatattgttatgaactgttggtGGTTATAGGAGTTGGACTCTAACCCTTATCCCAAcatgtcactactttcaacctaaggttaggtttgttacttattgagtacatatggtcggttgtactcatactacacttctgcaccttgtgtgcatatttcTGATGTTGATGTAGCTgcgtatggcgggagctggatctgaagaggtacctgcgttccagtcattgctgcctcttgtcatggtagctttagaatttttaatctgttcatgtatatttcagacagatgacgtatttttattctacaccagttttgtaaattttaatcttagaagctcatgatttgtactactagtccttggaaggtgtattagagttagttaaatagtaattgaattggattattttttttatttagcctacctagcgggtgaggttaggtgcaaTCACGGCTagttagattttggatcgtgacaatgaGGATGCCTCGAGATACATTTGCTCAATCACTGAAGAGGACCTCACCATGGTccgaaaagactgcaactgggccgACAAGGACATCATGGCCCCTGACTCTGAAGAGTCCATTACCACCCATGTCGAGGGATAtatgagtgtttacacttatccctttacactAGGCCCGGTAGACTCGGTCATCTTAGACTTGTGTAGGAAGTATAACATATGCCTAGGCCAAATTCGCCCCTCACGATGGAGGATCATGACCCTCCTCCGATTTTTTGTGAATAAAATCGATTCGTGCACCTTCACCATCGATCATTTGCTCCATTTATACAATCCCCGAATCTTCTGAGGGGACTGATAAAGCTTGCACGCCGGGCCAGCAAAGCCCCATTTTCAAGCATTGACGAGGACCGGGATCGAGGCTGGCAGGGTTGTTTTGTTTGAGTAAGGACCTCGAATTTGATCCCGGCCGAATTAAgaccattccccgagaagtggaatgtaTCATGTAAGTAAACTTTCCCTCAAATGTTAATTTTGTGTTCATCTCTCTTTTTCTCATTGGTATTCGTAATGGTGCAGTTGTCGCTCGAGTCCCAAATGATGTCCCTCGATTGAAGGATTGAGTCTAAGGTATTGTCTCACAGATACCCTACTCCGAGGGATCGTGGCGCAAACTCTCGAAGGGTCattgggaggcccgttcccatagTAAGATTCTTTTCCCGAACAGGTTGTGTTAGGTTTCTTCTCTCAGCATTACGTTCTTATTATTTTCCCTTTATTTCCTTTTTGCAGGTTTGTCTAAGACCGTCAAACTTAGGCCCTCGGTTGGGGACGAGGTCCTACCTACCGATTCTTCCGCTTTGGGACAGCCCGGAGCCACACggaggagaagaaaagaaaaagggcccCGAGTTCAccgagctcggagaaaaagaaaacaagaaagaggATGATTTGTAAGTCAAAGGAAACCTCCAGCTCCTGAGTGCTTGACTCAGAATCACTTCTCCGACTCAGAGACTAGCCCGATGAGGATGACATATTTATGGCCCATCAACCATCTGTCCCCGAGGAACGGATGGCATCCGAGGGGGAAACAACTGAAGCTAATCCCCCTCAAGTTCGCGAGGCTGATGCCGAGGTAAGGGCCAAGGAATCGCGAGATGTCGGTCCTGCCCCGCCCGTCATTATAGATATTTCGGGATCGCCTTCGTTCATAGAATCAATATTCGATGAAGCTC
The nucleotide sequence above comes from Nicotiana tabacum cultivar K326 chromosome 12, ASM71507v2, whole genome shotgun sequence. Encoded proteins:
- the LOC107772573 gene encoding ent-kaurene oxidase produces the protein MDAILNLQTVPLGTALTIGGPAVALGGISLWFLKEYVNDQKRKSSNFLPPLPEVPGLPVIGNLLQLTEKKPHKTFTNWAETYGPIYSIKTGANTIVVLNTNELAKEAMVTRYSAISTRKLTNALKILTCDKSIVAISDYDEFHKTVKRHVLTSVLGPNAQKRHRIHRDTLIENVSKQLHDLVRKYPNEAVNLRKIFQSELFGLALKQALGKDIESIYVEGLDATLPREDVLKTLVLDIMEGAIDVDWRDFFPYLKWVPNKSFENRIQRKHLRREAVMKALIMEQRKRINSGEKLNSYIDYLSSEANTLTEKQILMLLWEAIIETSDTTVVSTEWAMYELAKDPKRQEQLFLEIQNVCGSNKITEEKLCQLPYLCAVFHETLRKHSPVPIVPLRYVHEDTQLGGYHIPKGAEIAINIYGCNRDKKVWESPEEWKPERFLDGKYDPVELQKTMAFGGGKRVCAGALQAMTITCTTIARLIQEFEWSLKDGEEENVATMGLTTHKLHPMQAHIKPRK